The Brassica napus cultivar Da-Ae chromosome C7, Da-Ae, whole genome shotgun sequence genome has a segment encoding these proteins:
- the LOC106407160 gene encoding aspartate--tRNA ligase 2, cytoplasmic-like: MSSEPENPSSSTATPPEESGEKISKKAAKKEAAKLEKLRRRQEKEEEASRKTASLSIEEESFSRSYGDVTLNELKSTEDPKAGKWREAVEGKEWTDVRELVEAMEGTEVLIRGRVHTYRHVSSKKGFLIVRQKGSKVQCVVAESKENHVSVDMVKFVRQMNSESFVDVIGYVVLPKDPVTGTTQQVEIQVRKVYCVNSALQMLPLYVEDAARSEADIQAGKPGANQDTRLNFRVIDLRTPANQGIFSIQSWIQIGWRECLLRKGFIEIHSPKLLAGSSEGGSAVFRLDYKGQPACLAQSPQLHKQMAICADFERVFEVGAVYRAEDSFTHRHLCEFIGLDVEMAIHKHYSEIMDLVGELFPFIFNKINENCQKELEAIRKQYPFQPLKFLPKTLKLTFAEGIQMLKEAGVQADPLGDLNTETERKLGELVREKYDTEFYILHRYPSAVRPFYTMPCADDPNYSNSFDVFIRGEEIISGAQRVHDPELLTEQAKRFGIDVETIKTYIDSFRYGAPPHGGFGVGLERVVMLFCGLNNIRKTSLFSRDPLRLAP, encoded by the exons ATGTCGTCGGAGCCGGAGAATCCATCCTCATCCACCGCGACGCCGCCGGAGGAATCCGGAGAGAAGATCAGCAAGAAAGCTGCGAAGAAGGAAGCCGCGAAGCTCGAGAAGCTACGCCGCCGtcaggagaaagaagaagaagcctcaCGCAAGACAGCTTCCCTCTCCATCGAGGAAGAATCGTTCTCCAGGAGCTACGGAGACGTCACTCTCAACGAGCTAAAATCCACGGAGGATCCCAAAGCCGGGAAGTGGAGAGAGGCCGTGGAAGGGAAGGAGTGGACCGACGTGAGGGAGCTTGTGGAGGCGATGGAGGGGACGGAGGTTCTGATCAGGGGGAGAGTGCACACGTATCGACACGTTTCCAGCAAAAAAGGGTTTCTGATCGTGAGGCAGAAGGGGTCCAAGGTTCAATGTGTGGTTGCTGAGTCGAAGGAGAATCATGTGAGTGTTGACATGGTTAAGTTCGTTAGGCAGATGAATAGCGAGTCGTTTGTTGATGTTATCGGTTACGTTGTTCTCCCTAAGGATCCTGTGACGGGAACCACGCAGCAg GTTGAGATTCAAGTGAGGAAAGTGTACTGCGTCAACAGTGCCTTGCAAATGCTGCCACTTTATGTCGAGGACGCTGCTCGTAGCGAAGCAGACATTCAG GCTGGGAAGCCTGGTGCCAATCAGGACACCCGTTTGAACTTTAGAGTGATTGATCTCAGAACACCGGCTAATCAAGGAATCTTCAGCATTCAGAGCTGGATTCAAATT GGATGGAGAGAGTGCTTACTACGTAAGGGTTTTATTGAAATCCACTCACCGAAACTGTTGGCTGGGAGTAGTGAAGGTGGTTCTGCTGTATTTAGGTTGGACTACAAAGGCCAGCCTGCTTGTCTAGCTCAGTCTCCTCAGCTTCATAAGCAGATGGCAATATGTGCTGACTTTGAACGCGTCTTTGAGGTTGGTGCTGTTTACAGAGCTGAAGACTCGTTCACCCATAGACACCTGTGCGAATTTATTGGTCTTGATGTGGAGATGGCGATTCACAAACACTACTCTGAG ATAATGGATCTTGTGGGCGAGTTGTTTCCGTTcatattcaataaaataaacGAGAATTGCCAAAAGGAACTTGAAGCTATTAGGAAGCAATACCCATTTCAGCCGTTGAAG TTTCTTCCAAAAACATTGAAATTAACCTTTGCAGAAGGGATTCAAATGCTTAAG GAAGCTGGTGTCCAGGCTGATCCTCTTGGAGATCTAAATACCGAAACAGAGAGAAAACTTGGCGAGCTAGTTCGGGAAAAGTATGACACCGAGTTCTACATCCTGCATCGCTATCCTTCGGCTGTTAGGCCATTCTACACTATGCCATGTGCAGACGACCCTAACTACAGCAACTCATTCGATGTCTTCATAAGAG GCGAGGAGATCATATCAGGAGCTCAACGTGTCCATGACCCAGAACTCTTGACGGAACAGGCAAAACGATTTGGGATTGACGTCGAGACAATAAAAACGTACATCGATTCATTCAG GTACGGTGCACCACCTCACGGTGGATTCGGAGTGGGACTGGAGCGAGTGGTAATGCTGTTTTGTGGCCTTAACAACATCCGCAAGACATCGCTGTTCTCTCGTGACCCTCTAAGGCTCGCTCCTTAA
- the LOC106409324 gene encoding serine/threonine-protein kinase STY13-like: MLEGPKFDMHAVGNHHNYDAFTQDFYQKLGEEGTNMSMDSMQTSNAGGSVSMSVDNSSVGSSDALIGHPGLKPMRHPYSLSVGQSVFRPGRVTHALNDDALAQALMDSSYPTQGLANYEEWTIDLRKLHMGPAFAQGAFGKLYRGTYNGEDVAIKLLERPENSPEKAQALEQQFQQEVSMLSFLKHPNIVRFIGACIKPMVWCIVTEYAKGGSVRQFLTKRQNRAVPLKLAVKQALDVARGMAYVHERNFIHRDLKSDNLLISADRSIKIADFGVARIEVQTEGMTPETGTYRWMAPEMIQHRPYTQKVDVYSFGIVLWELITGLLPFQNMTAVQAAFAVVNRGVRPTVPADCLPVLGEIMTRCWDANPEVRPCFAEVVNLLEAAETEIMTTARKARFRCCMTQPMTID, translated from the exons ATGCTTGAGGGACCAAAGTTCGATATGCACGCTGTTGGCAATCACCACAATTACGATGCATTCACGCAAGACTTTTATCAAAAGCTCGGTGAAGAAGGTACAAACATGTCCATGGACAGCATGCAAACAAGTAACGCAGGAGGCTCTGTGTCAATGTCTGTGGACAACAGTAGCGTTGGTTCTAGCGACGCTCTTATCGGCCATCCCGGTTTGAAGCCTATGCGTCATCCCTACTCTCTCTCCGTTGGGCAAAGCGTGTTTCGCCCCGGGAGAGTCACGCATGCGCTCAACGATGATGCCTTGGCGCAAGCGTTGATGGACAGCAGCTATCCAACTCAGGGGCTTGCGAACTACGAAGAGTGGACTATAGATCTGAGGAAGCTTCACATGGGTCCCGCGTTCGCGCAAGGGGCGTTTGGTAAGTTATACAGAGGGACTTACAACGGAGAGGATGTAGCGATTAAGCTACTAGAGAGGCCAGAGAACAGCCCCGAGAAAGCGCAGGCCCTGGAGCAGCAGTTTCAGCAGGAGGTTTCTATGCTCTCGTTTCTGAAGCACCCCAACATCGTCAGGTTCATCGGCGCTTGCATCAAACCGATGGTGTGGTGCATCGTGACTGAATATGCGAAAGGAGGTTCGGTGAGACAGTTTTTAACTAAGAGGCAAAACCGAGCTGTGCCTTTGAAGTTGGCTGTTAAGCAGGCGTTGGATGTTGCCAGAGGTATGGCTTACGTCCACGAGCGCAACTTTATACACAGGGATCTGAAGTCGGATAACCTCCTCATATCAGCTGATCGGTCCATCAAGATTGCTGACTTTGGCGTTGCGAGAATCGAAGTTCAAACTGAAGGGATGACACCTGAGACAGGGACTTACAGATGGATGGCTCC AGAAATGATCCAGCATAGACCTTACACTCAAAAAGTGGACGTCTACAGTTTTGGAATCGTGCTGTGGGAGTTGATAACGGGTCTGTTACCGTTCCAGAACATGACTGCTGTTCAAGCTGCATTTGCGGTGGTGAACAGAGGAGTGCGTCCAACGGTCCCAGCTGATTGTCTCCCTGTGCTTGGTGAGATCATGACACGTTGCTGGGATGCGAACCCTGAAGTCCGTCCTTGTTTTGCAGAGGTTGTCAATCTTCTTGAGGCGGCTGAAACCGAGATAATGACGACTGCGAGGAAAGCCCGTTTCAGATGTTGCATGACGCAACCAATGACAATCGACTAA
- the LOC106411523 gene encoding DNA topoisomerase 1-like isoform X1 — translation MQRTLSLAAAKSPSSTSPLSLRPLMAKLQLQCRTIQSFPASSSSSVVRIDKVVRNVCQLQFKRENASCFTLACALPSISSVSYAAHWSSLTSFGSSFRTFPGRYFSQVPNTGNKDKVIRKFNKKHEVLASSGVEAVVTSTEPVIGDVSSGIKVELSTAPSPAASIGKKVSTVKPKRRPKSKKVEDKSSPAVSVLEESLNAVPKPKGSGNRKSSSAKKEVAKDPTVEEPKSSAPSKTEASNPTASKAKQASPVKTKRRPKSKKVDDKSSSAVPVTEEVSVEESSKSVPKPKRSGSGNRKSSSVKKEVAKSSSPSAKASNTPKQKQVPQAQPMQNSIEHRGQNASKPLFPPSGKSVIVVESITKAKVIQGYLGDMYEVLPSYGHIRDLASRSGSVRPDDDFSMVWEVPSSAWTHIKSIKMALNGAENLILASDPDREGEAIAWHIIEMLQQQGALHECMIVARVVFHEITESAIKTALQSPREIDGDLVHAYLARRALDYLIGFNISPLLWRKLPGCPSAGRVQSAALALICDRESEIDGFKPQEYWTVGIKVQGKDSSSTVSAHLTSLNSKKLNQLSISSEADAQDIEQRIRSEGFLVKSIKKSTTRRNPPTPYITSTLQQDAANKLHFSSAYTMKLAQKLYEGVQLSDGKSTGLITYMRTDGLHIADEAIKDIQSLVVERYGESFTSDGPRKYFKKVKNAQEAHEAIRPTNIRRLPSTIASLLDSDSLKLYTLIWSRSVACQMEPASVVQIQVDIGNASESIIFRSSCSKVVFLGYQAVYEDPETKTIKTKDDEKSSEREETFETLSLLKDWDPLHIGEVELKQHHTQPPPRYSEGSLIKKLEELGIGRPSTYASIFKVLQDRKYLTIKSRVLYPEFRGRMVSAFLTNYFTEVTDYSFTADMETELDNVSGGVTNWKGLLRDYWTRFSAYCKRVESVQIQQVEKMLEKKYEDFLFSSLPDPTRTCPSCSEGTLIFKVSKFGTGYFIGCDGYPSCKFIAKTLYGEDEDEDDSPRNTCVEEPKLLGLHPNTNEKVILKCGPYGYYVQLGEDKKGHLPKRANAAHIKDVSSITLESALELLRYPLTLGTHPEDGQPVTLKLSKSGFTVRHRRTMATVPKNTEPSEVTLEKALKLLSGKNVRLCGRPKRIKPTVDEESEGDEVVETM, via the exons ATGCAGAGAACGCTCTCACTTGCGGCTGCTAAGTCTCCTTCTTCGACTTCACCTCTGTCTCTTCGTCCTCTCATGGCTAAG TTGCAGTTGCAGTGCAGGACAATTCAGAGTTTTCCAGCCTCATCTTCCTCTTCAGTAGTTAGGATTGATAAAGTCGTTAGAAATGTATGCCAGCTTCAgtttaaaagagagaacgcaagTTGTTTTACCTTAGCTTGCGCACTTCCTTCGATCAGTTCTGTTAGTTATGCTGCACATTGGAGCAGCTTAACGTCTTTTGGAAGTAGTTTCAGAACGTTTCCAGGGAGATATTTTTCTCAAGTCCCTAATACTGGGAATAAGGATAAGGTTATCAGGAAGTTTAATAAGAAGCATGAGGTTTTGGCTTCCTCTGGAGTTGAAGCGGTAGTGACTTCTACTGAACCGGTTATTGGAGATGTTAGCAGTGGCATCAAGGTGGAGTTATCAACTGCACCTTCACCTGCTGCTAGCATCGGTAAGAAAGTCTCTACTGTCAAACCAAAACGGCGCCCAAAGAGCAAGAAAGTCGAAGATAAATCTTCTCCAGCGGTTTCGGTTCTGGAAGAGAGTTTGAATGCTGTTCCCAAGCCAAAAGGTTCTGGAAATCGAAAATCTTCATCTGCTAag AAGGAGGTGGCAAAAGATCCCACTGTTGAGGAGCCCAAAAGTTCTGCCCCATCAAAAACAGAAGCAAGCAATCCCACTGCTAGCAAAGCTAAGCAAGCCTCTCCTGTCAAAACGAAGCGGCGGCCAAAGAGCAAGAAAGTGGATGATAAATCTTCCTCAGCAGTACCAGTTACGGAGGAGGTTTCTGTAGAAGAGAGTTCAAAAAGCGTTCCCAAGCCAAAACGTTCTGGTTCTGGAAATCGAAAGTCTTCATCTGTTAAG AAGGAGGTGGCAAAAAGCTCTTCTCCATCAGCAAAAGCAAGCAATACACCAAAACAGAAGCAGGTTCCTCAAGCTCAACCCATGCAAAACAGCATAGAGCATCGAGGTCAAAATGCTTCTAAACCACTTTTTCCGCCAAGTGGAAAATCTGTTATTGTCGTTGAGTCAATCACGAAAGCAAAGGTTATTCAGGGTTATCTTGGTGACATGTACGAAGTTTTGCCAAGTTATGGTCATATCAGAGACCTGGCCTCAAGGTCTGGTTCAGTCAGGCCAGATGACGATTTTAGCATGGTTTGGGAGGTTCCATCTTCCGCCTGGACTCATATTAAGAGCATAAAGATGGCATTAAATGG AGCTGAAAATCTGATTCTTGCATCGGATCCAGATCGTGAAGGAGAGGCCATTGCCTGGCACATCATTGAGATGTTGCAGCAGCAAGGTGCCTTACATGAGTGTATGATAGTAGCAAGGGTTGTTTTTCATGAGATCACTGAGTCAGCAATAAAAACTGCACTTCAATCCCCACGAGAAATTGATGGGGACTTGGTACACGCCTATCTCGCAAGGCGTGCTCTTGATTACCTAATCGGTTTTAATATTTCACCACTACTTTGGAGGAAACTTCCGGGTTGCCCCTCAGCTGGGCGAGTACAGTCTGCTGCTTTGGCACTTATATGTGATAGAGAAAGTGAAATTGACGGATTTAAACCTCAGGAGTACTGGACTGTAGGGATCAAAGTGCAAGGGAAAGATAGTTCATCTACTGTTTCAGCTCACTTGACCAGTCTAAATTCGAAAAAGTTAAATCAGCTTTCTATCAGCTCTGAAGCAGATGCACAGGACATTGAGCAAAGGATAAGATCAGAAGGTTTTCTAGTGAAGAGCATTAAGAAAAGCACTACACGGAGAAATCCACCAACTCCATATATAACATCAACCCTCCAGCAGGATGCAGCTAACAAATTGCATTTTTCATCAGCATATACCATGAAG CTTGCTCAAAAACTATACGAAGGTGTCCAACTGTCTGATGGTAAATCAACTGGTCTTATAACATACATGCGGACAGATGGTTTACAT ATAGCTGATGAAGCTATCAAGGATATACAGTCATTGGTGGTAGAAAG GTATGGGGAGAGTTTTACATCAGATGGTCCtcgtaaatattttaaaaaggttAAGAACGCTCAGGAGGCGCATGAAGCTATTAGACCTACCAATATACGTAGATTACCAT CAACGATTGCTAGCCTGCTTGATTCGGATTCTCTAAAATTGTATACCTTAATATGGTCGCGATCTGTGGCATGTCAGATGGAGCCTGCTTCTGTTGTGCAG ATACAAGTTGATATTGGAAATGCCTCTGAATCAATTATCTTCAGATCATCATGCTCAAAAGTCGTTTTTCTTGGATACCAGGCAGTTTACGAG GACCCTGAAACTAAGACAATCAAAACCAAAGACGATGAAAAGAGTAGTGAGCGGGAGGAAACTTTTGAAACTCTCAGTTTGTTGAAG GATTGGGATCCGTTACATATTGGTGAAGTGGAGCTCAAGCAGCACCATACTCAGCCCCCACCACGCTATTCCGAAGGGTCACTG ATTAAAAAGCTTGAGGAGCTCGGGATAGGTAGACCCTCGACATATGCatctatatttaaagttttacaG GACAGAAAGTACCTAACAATAAAGAGCCGAGTACTGTATCCGGAGTTCCGTGGGAGGATG GTTTCAGCTTTTCTTACCAACTACTTCACTGAGGTCACAGATTATAGTTTTACTGCTGATATGGAGACCGAG CTTGACAACGTTTCTGGTGGCGTTACTAATTGGAAAGGTCTCCTAAGAGACTACTGGACACGATTCAGCGCGTATTGTAAACGTGTCGAAAGTGTCCAAATCCAACAG GTGGAGAAaatgttggaaaaaaaatacgaggactttttgttttcttccctTCCTGATCCTACCAGAACTTGCCCGAG TTGTTCGGAAGGTACCTTAATTTTCAAAGTTAGCAAGTTTGGTACGGGGTATTTCATCGGCTGTGATGGCTACCCTTCGTGCAA ATTCATTGCCAAAACACTTTATGGagaggatgaagatgaagatgattctCCAAGGAATACCTGCGTAGAAGAGCCCAAATTGCTGGGTCTTCATCCCAATACCAATGAGAAG GTTATTTTAAAGTGCGGCCCTTATGGGTATTATGTACAGCTTGGTGAGGACAAGAAAGGACACTTACCAAAACGAGCAAATGCAGCCCAT ATAAAGGATGTGAGCTCTATTACGCTTGAAAGTGCTCTCGAGTTATTACGCTATCCTCTGACACTG GGAACCCACCCAGAAGATGGACAGCCTGTGACCTTGAAGCTAAGTAAATCTGGATTTACGGTTCGACATCGCCGCACAATGGCTACCGTTCCAAAG AACACTGAACCAAGTGAGGTTACTTTAGAGAAAGCACTGAAACTCTTGTCTGGCAAAAATGTGAGACTGTGTGGCAGACCTAAGAGGATTAAGCCAACAGTAGATGAGGAATCAGAAGGAGATGAAGTTGTGGAGACGATGTAA
- the LOC106411523 gene encoding DNA topoisomerase 1-like isoform X2 — MQRTLSLAAAKSPSSTSPLSLRPLMAKLQCRTIQSFPASSSSSVVRIDKVVRNVCQLQFKRENASCFTLACALPSISSVSYAAHWSSLTSFGSSFRTFPGRYFSQVPNTGNKDKVIRKFNKKHEVLASSGVEAVVTSTEPVIGDVSSGIKVELSTAPSPAASIGKKVSTVKPKRRPKSKKVEDKSSPAVSVLEESLNAVPKPKGSGNRKSSSAKKEVAKDPTVEEPKSSAPSKTEASNPTASKAKQASPVKTKRRPKSKKVDDKSSSAVPVTEEVSVEESSKSVPKPKRSGSGNRKSSSVKKEVAKSSSPSAKASNTPKQKQVPQAQPMQNSIEHRGQNASKPLFPPSGKSVIVVESITKAKVIQGYLGDMYEVLPSYGHIRDLASRSGSVRPDDDFSMVWEVPSSAWTHIKSIKMALNGAENLILASDPDREGEAIAWHIIEMLQQQGALHECMIVARVVFHEITESAIKTALQSPREIDGDLVHAYLARRALDYLIGFNISPLLWRKLPGCPSAGRVQSAALALICDRESEIDGFKPQEYWTVGIKVQGKDSSSTVSAHLTSLNSKKLNQLSISSEADAQDIEQRIRSEGFLVKSIKKSTTRRNPPTPYITSTLQQDAANKLHFSSAYTMKLAQKLYEGVQLSDGKSTGLITYMRTDGLHIADEAIKDIQSLVVERYGESFTSDGPRKYFKKVKNAQEAHEAIRPTNIRRLPSTIASLLDSDSLKLYTLIWSRSVACQMEPASVVQIQVDIGNASESIIFRSSCSKVVFLGYQAVYEDPETKTIKTKDDEKSSEREETFETLSLLKDWDPLHIGEVELKQHHTQPPPRYSEGSLIKKLEELGIGRPSTYASIFKVLQDRKYLTIKSRVLYPEFRGRMVSAFLTNYFTEVTDYSFTADMETELDNVSGGVTNWKGLLRDYWTRFSAYCKRVESVQIQQVEKMLEKKYEDFLFSSLPDPTRTCPSCSEGTLIFKVSKFGTGYFIGCDGYPSCKFIAKTLYGEDEDEDDSPRNTCVEEPKLLGLHPNTNEKVILKCGPYGYYVQLGEDKKGHLPKRANAAHIKDVSSITLESALELLRYPLTLGTHPEDGQPVTLKLSKSGFTVRHRRTMATVPKNTEPSEVTLEKALKLLSGKNVRLCGRPKRIKPTVDEESEGDEVVETM, encoded by the exons ATGCAGAGAACGCTCTCACTTGCGGCTGCTAAGTCTCCTTCTTCGACTTCACCTCTGTCTCTTCGTCCTCTCATGGCTAAG TTGCAGTGCAGGACAATTCAGAGTTTTCCAGCCTCATCTTCCTCTTCAGTAGTTAGGATTGATAAAGTCGTTAGAAATGTATGCCAGCTTCAgtttaaaagagagaacgcaagTTGTTTTACCTTAGCTTGCGCACTTCCTTCGATCAGTTCTGTTAGTTATGCTGCACATTGGAGCAGCTTAACGTCTTTTGGAAGTAGTTTCAGAACGTTTCCAGGGAGATATTTTTCTCAAGTCCCTAATACTGGGAATAAGGATAAGGTTATCAGGAAGTTTAATAAGAAGCATGAGGTTTTGGCTTCCTCTGGAGTTGAAGCGGTAGTGACTTCTACTGAACCGGTTATTGGAGATGTTAGCAGTGGCATCAAGGTGGAGTTATCAACTGCACCTTCACCTGCTGCTAGCATCGGTAAGAAAGTCTCTACTGTCAAACCAAAACGGCGCCCAAAGAGCAAGAAAGTCGAAGATAAATCTTCTCCAGCGGTTTCGGTTCTGGAAGAGAGTTTGAATGCTGTTCCCAAGCCAAAAGGTTCTGGAAATCGAAAATCTTCATCTGCTAag AAGGAGGTGGCAAAAGATCCCACTGTTGAGGAGCCCAAAAGTTCTGCCCCATCAAAAACAGAAGCAAGCAATCCCACTGCTAGCAAAGCTAAGCAAGCCTCTCCTGTCAAAACGAAGCGGCGGCCAAAGAGCAAGAAAGTGGATGATAAATCTTCCTCAGCAGTACCAGTTACGGAGGAGGTTTCTGTAGAAGAGAGTTCAAAAAGCGTTCCCAAGCCAAAACGTTCTGGTTCTGGAAATCGAAAGTCTTCATCTGTTAAG AAGGAGGTGGCAAAAAGCTCTTCTCCATCAGCAAAAGCAAGCAATACACCAAAACAGAAGCAGGTTCCTCAAGCTCAACCCATGCAAAACAGCATAGAGCATCGAGGTCAAAATGCTTCTAAACCACTTTTTCCGCCAAGTGGAAAATCTGTTATTGTCGTTGAGTCAATCACGAAAGCAAAGGTTATTCAGGGTTATCTTGGTGACATGTACGAAGTTTTGCCAAGTTATGGTCATATCAGAGACCTGGCCTCAAGGTCTGGTTCAGTCAGGCCAGATGACGATTTTAGCATGGTTTGGGAGGTTCCATCTTCCGCCTGGACTCATATTAAGAGCATAAAGATGGCATTAAATGG AGCTGAAAATCTGATTCTTGCATCGGATCCAGATCGTGAAGGAGAGGCCATTGCCTGGCACATCATTGAGATGTTGCAGCAGCAAGGTGCCTTACATGAGTGTATGATAGTAGCAAGGGTTGTTTTTCATGAGATCACTGAGTCAGCAATAAAAACTGCACTTCAATCCCCACGAGAAATTGATGGGGACTTGGTACACGCCTATCTCGCAAGGCGTGCTCTTGATTACCTAATCGGTTTTAATATTTCACCACTACTTTGGAGGAAACTTCCGGGTTGCCCCTCAGCTGGGCGAGTACAGTCTGCTGCTTTGGCACTTATATGTGATAGAGAAAGTGAAATTGACGGATTTAAACCTCAGGAGTACTGGACTGTAGGGATCAAAGTGCAAGGGAAAGATAGTTCATCTACTGTTTCAGCTCACTTGACCAGTCTAAATTCGAAAAAGTTAAATCAGCTTTCTATCAGCTCTGAAGCAGATGCACAGGACATTGAGCAAAGGATAAGATCAGAAGGTTTTCTAGTGAAGAGCATTAAGAAAAGCACTACACGGAGAAATCCACCAACTCCATATATAACATCAACCCTCCAGCAGGATGCAGCTAACAAATTGCATTTTTCATCAGCATATACCATGAAG CTTGCTCAAAAACTATACGAAGGTGTCCAACTGTCTGATGGTAAATCAACTGGTCTTATAACATACATGCGGACAGATGGTTTACAT ATAGCTGATGAAGCTATCAAGGATATACAGTCATTGGTGGTAGAAAG GTATGGGGAGAGTTTTACATCAGATGGTCCtcgtaaatattttaaaaaggttAAGAACGCTCAGGAGGCGCATGAAGCTATTAGACCTACCAATATACGTAGATTACCAT CAACGATTGCTAGCCTGCTTGATTCGGATTCTCTAAAATTGTATACCTTAATATGGTCGCGATCTGTGGCATGTCAGATGGAGCCTGCTTCTGTTGTGCAG ATACAAGTTGATATTGGAAATGCCTCTGAATCAATTATCTTCAGATCATCATGCTCAAAAGTCGTTTTTCTTGGATACCAGGCAGTTTACGAG GACCCTGAAACTAAGACAATCAAAACCAAAGACGATGAAAAGAGTAGTGAGCGGGAGGAAACTTTTGAAACTCTCAGTTTGTTGAAG GATTGGGATCCGTTACATATTGGTGAAGTGGAGCTCAAGCAGCACCATACTCAGCCCCCACCACGCTATTCCGAAGGGTCACTG ATTAAAAAGCTTGAGGAGCTCGGGATAGGTAGACCCTCGACATATGCatctatatttaaagttttacaG GACAGAAAGTACCTAACAATAAAGAGCCGAGTACTGTATCCGGAGTTCCGTGGGAGGATG GTTTCAGCTTTTCTTACCAACTACTTCACTGAGGTCACAGATTATAGTTTTACTGCTGATATGGAGACCGAG CTTGACAACGTTTCTGGTGGCGTTACTAATTGGAAAGGTCTCCTAAGAGACTACTGGACACGATTCAGCGCGTATTGTAAACGTGTCGAAAGTGTCCAAATCCAACAG GTGGAGAAaatgttggaaaaaaaatacgaggactttttgttttcttccctTCCTGATCCTACCAGAACTTGCCCGAG TTGTTCGGAAGGTACCTTAATTTTCAAAGTTAGCAAGTTTGGTACGGGGTATTTCATCGGCTGTGATGGCTACCCTTCGTGCAA ATTCATTGCCAAAACACTTTATGGagaggatgaagatgaagatgattctCCAAGGAATACCTGCGTAGAAGAGCCCAAATTGCTGGGTCTTCATCCCAATACCAATGAGAAG GTTATTTTAAAGTGCGGCCCTTATGGGTATTATGTACAGCTTGGTGAGGACAAGAAAGGACACTTACCAAAACGAGCAAATGCAGCCCAT ATAAAGGATGTGAGCTCTATTACGCTTGAAAGTGCTCTCGAGTTATTACGCTATCCTCTGACACTG GGAACCCACCCAGAAGATGGACAGCCTGTGACCTTGAAGCTAAGTAAATCTGGATTTACGGTTCGACATCGCCGCACAATGGCTACCGTTCCAAAG AACACTGAACCAAGTGAGGTTACTTTAGAGAAAGCACTGAAACTCTTGTCTGGCAAAAATGTGAGACTGTGTGGCAGACCTAAGAGGATTAAGCCAACAGTAGATGAGGAATCAGAAGGAGATGAAGTTGTGGAGACGATGTAA